A single Gammaproteobacteria bacterium DNA region contains:
- a CDS encoding pilin → MKRTILASFFALMVFLTACDNSTSSQSVESAVPPKGIQNVSWLRNKLPAETFAYLRIPTIWQMFFEEKADVLYPVQSNQNHVQQIDSFKKGLQDSYLKLLPSDMRPLVETIIQNMVSPLEVAFVKSADGRPVPNTLIATTLRNTSLSQLDILLKLWKNKSGGQIQIIDDFDNEGFGKLAISMTPTYIYFNEKDGRLLLFAGLSSSKDELKSILSQQKHADDLKPIFEFENSVDAAGKNLELWVNFKSLIHNNKNFIPPHVKPIVSKFALEQMEYLWVGTSAIGGKSRFIVRLQMPDEGFRQFLPRVDSELDIHTAGTPRSVWQIAVPNEEQLKQIYELILSMNEAESVEIRKVVDEKIQQVNEYLGVSLSEIMNTYGQKLLVITDESGTWFASKINDMNAHKLIVEKVSKAFKTESATKELAGVPINQTRFSIDEFINHIFPSEKDKSEIEKLLNVKQYGYYLTEGDYFIQAYNPQVLADRANYSNQLKLQDWLKNKQHTDFTNSIIAYSKEVNDAPRDIYYGYLNVLQYLASYSHTELDLFALPTAHQLNLPKSGRFGFALDSSKEALMFSLNYEYSPIEQLSSNGGMLMIAGVGILAAYTIPSYRDYTVRAKVTDKIYSVNEEKYLIEDSYIENGTFPNTESISDRFDQSDELVYNPKNGEITIYIGDDIPALSGKYIKITPHASDDGYIYWDCDGSTVDKRFYEYSCF, encoded by the coding sequence ATGAAAAGAACAATTTTGGCATCCTTTTTTGCACTAATGGTTTTTCTAACTGCGTGCGATAATTCAACGAGTTCTCAATCTGTTGAGAGTGCCGTTCCACCTAAAGGAATACAAAATGTTTCATGGCTGAGAAATAAATTGCCGGCAGAAACTTTTGCTTATTTGCGAATACCTACAATCTGGCAGATGTTTTTTGAAGAAAAAGCGGATGTTTTATACCCTGTACAATCAAATCAAAATCATGTGCAACAAATTGATAGTTTTAAAAAAGGATTGCAGGATTCTTATTTAAAACTCTTGCCAAGCGATATGCGTCCACTTGTTGAAACGATTATTCAAAATATGGTTTCTCCACTTGAAGTCGCGTTTGTTAAATCAGCTGATGGAAGGCCGGTTCCGAACACTTTGATTGCAACGACTCTTCGGAACACTTCTTTGTCACAACTCGATATTTTACTCAAGTTATGGAAAAACAAATCCGGTGGACAAATTCAAATTATTGATGATTTTGATAATGAAGGATTTGGCAAATTAGCCATTTCTATGACACCAACGTATATCTATTTTAATGAAAAAGATGGAAGACTTTTACTGTTCGCCGGTTTGTCTAGCAGCAAGGATGAACTGAAATCCATACTGTCACAACAGAAACATGCAGATGATTTAAAACCCATTTTTGAATTTGAAAATAGTGTTGATGCAGCCGGTAAAAATCTGGAACTATGGGTTAATTTCAAATCATTGATACATAACAATAAAAACTTTATACCTCCTCATGTGAAACCAATCGTTTCCAAATTTGCTTTGGAGCAGATGGAATATCTTTGGGTAGGAACTTCAGCGATTGGAGGCAAAAGTCGTTTTATTGTGAGATTGCAAATGCCAGATGAAGGCTTCAGACAGTTTCTTCCCAGGGTGGATTCCGAACTTGACATACACACAGCCGGAACACCAAGAAGTGTATGGCAAATTGCTGTCCCGAATGAAGAACAGCTCAAGCAAATTTATGAATTGATATTATCAATGAATGAAGCAGAAAGTGTTGAAATCCGAAAAGTTGTCGATGAAAAAATCCAGCAAGTGAATGAGTATCTGGGTGTCAGTTTGTCAGAAATCATGAATACTTATGGGCAGAAGTTACTTGTTATTACAGATGAATCGGGAACTTGGTTTGCCAGCAAAATCAACGATATGAATGCTCATAAGTTAATTGTTGAAAAGGTTTCAAAGGCATTCAAAACCGAGTCTGCTACCAAAGAACTGGCAGGAGTTCCAATCAATCAAACTCGATTCTCGATTGATGAATTCATCAATCATATCTTTCCTTCTGAAAAAGATAAAAGCGAAATTGAAAAACTATTGAACGTGAAACAATACGGTTATTATTTAACCGAAGGAGACTATTTCATTCAAGCATATAATCCTCAGGTTTTGGCAGATAGAGCCAACTATAGCAATCAATTAAAACTACAAGATTGGTTAAAAAATAAACAGCATACTGATTTTACAAACTCAATCATTGCATACAGCAAAGAAGTGAACGATGCTCCCCGGGATATTTATTATGGATATTTAAATGTTCTTCAATACCTTGCCAGTTACAGCCATACTGAGCTGGATTTGTTTGCTTTGCCAACGGCTCATCAACTGAATTTGCCCAAAAGCGGACGCTTTGGTTTTGCTTTGGACTCATCCAAAGAAGCATTGATGTTCAGTTTGAATTACGAATATAGTCCAATTGAGCAGCTTTCTTCCAATGGAGGTATGCTTATGATTGCCGGTGTAGGAATTTTGGCAGCCTATACTATACCATCCTATCGGGACTACACAGTTCGTGCTAAGGTTACTGATAAAATTTATTCCGTTAATGAAGAAAAATACCTGATTGAAGACAGCTATATTGAAAATGGAACATTCCCAAATACGGAATCCATATCCGACCGCTTCGATCAATCCGATGAACTGGTTTACAACCCCAAAAATGGTGAAATTACCATCTACATAGGCGACGATATTCCTGCTCTGTCTGGAAAATACATCAAAATAACTCCTCATGCGAGTGATGACGGATATATATACTGGGATTGTGACGGTTCAACTGTGGACAAGAGGTTTTACGAATACAGTTGTTTTTAG
- a CDS encoding S1-like domain-containing RNA-binding protein, translating to MITPGKLNALEILDVSDKEIIFDGKEHGPLSCFGKNLTEKYNVGEKLKVFVYLDNNHAVATLASPKIELHQCAYLKCADVNKFGAFFDWGMPKELLVPYAEQPYKVFPGLYYSIYLYSDKASKRLVGSLRLSKFLSEKNTDFKVNQEVDLLICGKSKLGFKAVINQTHLGLIHHSEVFKPIKLGQQLKGFIKQIRDDGKINIGFVLPDSQKLDDLAQRILDDLKENQGVSHMTDKTPPQEIYNKWNVSKASYKRALGTLYKKKLIEISKETIRLAIT from the coding sequence ATGATCACCCCAGGGAAATTAAACGCTTTAGAAATACTCGATGTTTCTGATAAAGAAATAATATTTGATGGAAAAGAGCACGGCCCACTTTCGTGTTTTGGAAAAAATTTGACTGAAAAATATAATGTGGGTGAGAAACTAAAAGTCTTTGTTTATCTGGATAATAACCATGCAGTTGCCACTTTGGCTAGTCCCAAGATTGAATTGCATCAATGTGCTTATTTAAAATGTGCCGATGTGAATAAATTTGGGGCTTTTTTTGACTGGGGAATGCCCAAAGAGTTACTTGTTCCTTATGCCGAGCAACCCTATAAAGTTTTTCCGGGATTGTATTATTCAATTTATTTATACAGTGATAAAGCATCCAAACGATTGGTCGGTTCTTTGCGATTGAGTAAATTCCTATCTGAAAAAAATACCGATTTCAAAGTCAATCAGGAAGTTGATTTGCTAATTTGTGGAAAGTCCAAACTTGGTTTTAAAGCAGTAATCAACCAAACACATTTGGGACTTATTCATCACTCTGAAGTTTTCAAACCAATCAAATTGGGGCAACAACTGAAAGGATTTATCAAACAAATTCGAGATGACGGTAAAATTAATATTGGATTTGTATTGCCGGACTCACAAAAACTGGATGATTTGGCACAAAGAATCCTTGATGATTTAAAAGAAAATCAAGGTGTTTCCCACATGACCGACAAAACTCCACCTCAAGAAATTTATAACAAGTGGAATGTATCTAAAGCCAGTTATAAGCGTGCCCTCGGCACTTTATACAAGAAAAAACTCATCGAGATAAGCAAAGAAACAATTCGTTTAGCTATAACTTGA
- the hemF gene encoding oxygen-dependent coproporphyrinogen oxidase: MNDQQFQQVLEYLKKLQDQICSAFEEIDTSAFKQDQWQHANGGGGRTRVLRGDIFESAGVNFSHVKGDKLPASATAKRPELAGCGFEASGVSLVIHPDNPFIPTSHANVRVFRTTGSEESKWWFGGGFDLTPFYPFDEDIIHWHKVAKQACEPFGKDVYSKYKKWCDEYFYLKHRKETRGVGGLFFDDLNEWGFEKCFEFMQAVGNAYLKAYMPIVEKRKNTSFSEKHKNFQKYRRGRYVEFNLVYDRGTLFGLQSGGRTESILMSMPPEVSFRYNYQPDEGSEEGKLYEYLSPKDWLVYD, from the coding sequence ATGAACGACCAACAGTTTCAACAAGTTCTTGAATATTTAAAGAAATTACAAGATCAAATTTGTAGTGCTTTTGAAGAAATTGATACGAGTGCTTTTAAACAAGACCAATGGCAACATGCCAATGGTGGCGGTGGTCGCACTCGTGTTCTCCGTGGTGACATTTTTGAATCCGCCGGTGTGAACTTTTCTCACGTTAAAGGTGATAAATTACCGGCTTCGGCAACTGCAAAAAGACCCGAATTAGCCGGTTGTGGTTTTGAGGCATCCGGTGTCTCTCTGGTAATTCATCCTGATAATCCTTTCATTCCGACTTCCCACGCCAATGTTCGGGTTTTTCGTACTACAGGCAGCGAAGAAAGCAAATGGTGGTTTGGTGGTGGCTTTGATTTAACACCTTTTTACCCTTTTGATGAAGACATTATTCATTGGCATAAAGTTGCTAAACAGGCGTGTGAACCATTCGGCAAAGATGTTTATAGCAAATATAAAAAGTGGTGTGATGAGTATTTCTATTTGAAACACCGCAAGGAAACTCGGGGTGTTGGTGGTCTGTTTTTTGATGATTTGAATGAATGGGGTTTTGAAAAATGCTTTGAATTTATGCAAGCTGTTGGTAATGCCTATTTAAAGGCTTATATGCCGATTGTTGAAAAAAGGAAAAACACTAGCTTTTCAGAAAAGCATAAAAACTTCCAAAAATATCGTCGTGGTCGGTATGTGGAATTTAATCTCGTATATGATCGAGGTACTTTATTTGGTTTACAATCCGGTGGTCGAACAGAATCCATCCTGATGTCAATGCCACCCGAAGTCTCTTTCAGATATAATTACCAACCTGATGAGGGTAGTGAAGAGGGCAAATTATATGAGTATTTATCACCAAAAGATTGGTTAGTATATGACTGA
- a CDS encoding cation diffusion facilitator family transporter gives MTEHAKLLRRVTSASVAVALILIVAKAIAWYLSGSVGIMASLIDSLMDSFASLINLFAVRYALQPADDDHHFGHGKAEPLAGLAQASFIAGSAFFLIFNAIGRLQNPQPLVHGNISMIVMVFSIVLTLLLVLYQRHVVKITNNLAIKADSLHYVSDLLTNLSILLAIFLTLKGYLWADAVFALAIAVYIFKSAYEIGNDAFHQLMDKKLDDETEALIIKAIEETKDALGYHDFRTRQSGKNKFIQFHLELDNSLSLLQAHAIADVLEKKISALIPDAEVIIHEDPIHAVKK, from the coding sequence ATGACTGAACACGCCAAGTTACTTAGAAGAGTCACATCTGCATCCGTTGCGGTTGCTTTAATTCTTATTGTTGCAAAAGCGATTGCATGGTATTTGTCAGGGTCTGTCGGAATTATGGCTTCACTTATTGATTCATTAATGGACTCGTTTGCCTCATTGATTAACTTATTTGCTGTTCGCTATGCATTACAACCGGCAGATGATGATCATCACTTTGGTCATGGGAAGGCGGAGCCACTTGCAGGTCTGGCACAAGCCAGTTTTATTGCCGGTTCAGCATTCTTTTTGATATTTAATGCTATTGGAAGATTACAAAACCCTCAACCTCTTGTTCATGGAAATATCAGTATGATTGTGATGGTCTTCTCCATTGTTCTTACTTTGTTATTGGTTTTATACCAAAGACACGTTGTAAAAATCACCAATAATTTGGCAATTAAAGCGGACTCATTACATTATGTGAGCGATTTATTAACTAATCTCAGCATATTATTGGCAATTTTCCTCACACTGAAAGGTTATTTATGGGCTGATGCTGTGTTTGCATTAGCAATTGCTGTCTATATTTTTAAAAGTGCTTATGAAATTGGTAATGATGCTTTTCATCAACTTATGGATAAAAAATTGGATGATGAAACCGAGGCATTGATAATAAAAGCCATCGAAGAAACCAAAGACGCATTAGGCTACCATGATTTTCGCACCAGACAATCGGGAAAAAATAAGTTTATTCAGTTTCACCTGGAACTTGATAACTCGTTAAGTCTTCTACAAGCCCACGCTATTGCTGATGTGTTGGAAAAAAAAATCTCTGCTTTAATTCCCGATGCCGAAGTTATCATTCATGAGGATCCAATCCATGCAGTAAAAAAATAA
- a CDS encoding TatD family hydrolase, producing MIDIGANLTHESFKKDIEDVIKSAVDAGVTAMIVTGSNEQCSRDAFALTQEFPDYLYSTVGIHPHHADEYTGETEDLILELIKHKKVVAIGETGLDYFRDISPRPAQIFSFEQHIKLAIETQSPMFLHQRDSHPDFYPILKEHRDNLENVVVHCFTDNKHALFDYLDLDCHIGITGWICDERRGLHLRELVKNIPSSRLMIETDSPYLIPRDLKLKTRRNEPQHLPHIAKVVATLRGDDLSVFIQRCEKTTKEFFHLS from the coding sequence ATGATAGACATTGGAGCGAATTTAACACACGAAAGTTTCAAAAAAGATATTGAAGATGTCATAAAAAGCGCAGTCGATGCCGGAGTAACAGCGATGATTGTGACTGGCTCGAATGAACAATGCTCCAGAGATGCGTTTGCTTTAACTCAGGAATTTCCGGATTATTTATATTCAACAGTTGGCATCCATCCTCATCATGCCGATGAATATACCGGTGAAACGGAAGATCTAATTCTAGAATTAATTAAACACAAAAAAGTGGTTGCCATCGGTGAAACCGGCTTGGATTATTTTCGAGATATTTCACCACGTCCGGCACAAATTTTCTCTTTTGAACAACATATCAAACTGGCAATAGAAACTCAATCACCCATGTTTTTGCATCAAAGAGATTCTCATCCAGACTTTTACCCTATACTCAAAGAACATAGAGACAATCTCGAAAATGTCGTTGTTCATTGTTTTACCGATAATAAACACGCTCTTTTTGATTATCTGGATTTAGACTGTCATATTGGCATCACAGGTTGGATTTGTGATGAAAGACGAGGATTACACTTAAGAGAACTAGTGAAAAACATTCCTTCAAGCCGCCTGATGATTGAAACCGACTCTCCATATCTAATTCCCAGAGATTTAAAATTAAAAACTCGAAGGAATGAACCACAGCACTTACCTCATATTGCTAAAGTGGTTGCCACATTACGAGGTGACGACTTAAGTGTTTTTATCCAGAGGTGTGAAAAAACCACTAAGGAGTTTTTTCATTTATCTTGA
- a CDS encoding CAP domain-containing protein, with protein MKLIVFFYFLFSISIVQANKDFSGCGTDEKSRELAKLIIEYFEQRREFLVCNEKLSVVAMKKAELMADANLVAHTLNNITPNELLTKEGIKLPYSYSILGNQVESLQGGAETAQKAFENFLASLPHKNHLLGENQFFLNQDQIGVGYFFNQSTYHEDYWVVYITSLQDDNDKKKIGFRIVPRNTPLPDAEDMRKIRIQKNMDAHINKDSKIKPKHQDK; from the coding sequence ATGAAATTAATTGTATTTTTCTATTTTCTTTTTTCTATAAGTATTGTTCAGGCAAACAAAGATTTTTCCGGCTGTGGAACAGATGAAAAGTCGAGAGAGCTTGCAAAACTAATCATTGAATACTTCGAACAGAGAAGAGAGTTTTTGGTATGTAATGAAAAACTAAGTGTTGTCGCTATGAAAAAAGCTGAACTTATGGCGGATGCGAATTTAGTTGCTCATACATTGAATAATATAACCCCCAACGAACTCCTTACAAAAGAAGGAATCAAACTTCCATACAGTTATAGTATTTTGGGGAATCAGGTTGAATCGTTACAAGGCGGTGCTGAGACAGCACAGAAAGCATTTGAGAATTTTTTAGCAAGTCTTCCTCATAAAAATCATCTGTTGGGAGAGAATCAATTTTTCCTGAATCAGGATCAAATTGGCGTGGGATATTTTTTTAATCAATCGACTTATCACGAAGATTATTGGGTGGTTTATATCACTTCACTGCAAGATGACAATGATAAGAAAAAAATCGGCTTTAGAATTGTTCCTAGAAATACACCTCTACCGGATGCGGAAGATATGAGAAAAATAAGAATACAGAAAAATATGGATGCTCATATCAATAAAGACTCAAAAATCAAACCAAAACATCAAGATAAATGA
- a CDS encoding cupin domain-containing protein has product MIKILVLLLCLFRPDSLFAESLKGPLEAGWKGKDVCEMLSEDEQQQILRCTFPPGVGHEKHKHNSNFGYAISGGRMQIEDSKGTRIVNLETNSYFNSSGTDWHKVLNVGDTTVVYLIIESK; this is encoded by the coding sequence TTGATAAAAATATTAGTGCTGTTATTATGTCTTTTTAGACCTGACAGTTTATTTGCTGAAAGCCTAAAAGGTCCATTGGAAGCAGGTTGGAAAGGTAAGGATGTTTGTGAGATGTTATCAGAAGATGAGCAACAACAAATTCTTCGATGCACATTTCCTCCTGGCGTCGGCCATGAAAAGCATAAACACAACTCCAATTTTGGATATGCCATATCCGGTGGTCGGATGCAGATAGAAGACAGCAAAGGAACACGAATAGTAAATCTTGAAACCAATAGTTATTTTAACAGCTCGGGAACGGACTGGCATAAAGTGCTGAATGTTGGTGATACCACTGTTGTTTATCTCATAATTGAGTCCAAATGA
- a CDS encoding SDR family oxidoreductase, whose translation MFSLKNKVALVTGSSRGIGEEVAKLYAKAGANVIVSSRRQEGIDRVAEEINSQGGNAIAVECHIGDRSSIQSLFETIESKFGKLDILVNNAAANPYFGHILDTPYSAMEKTVEVNIEGYFLMSQLAGQSMRKNGGGCIINTASVNGVSPAPMQGIYSISKAAIISMTKAFARECAPQNIRVNAVLPGLTDTKFASALTQNETMLKQILPLIPMHRMAQPEEIAPIFLFLASDEAGYITGTNIPVDGGLLI comes from the coding sequence ATGTTTTCACTAAAAAATAAAGTGGCATTGGTGACGGGTTCATCGAGGGGAATCGGTGAAGAAGTGGCGAAACTATATGCGAAAGCGGGTGCGAATGTGATAGTTTCCAGCCGCAGGCAAGAGGGAATTGACCGCGTAGCTGAAGAAATAAATAGTCAGGGTGGAAATGCGATTGCGGTGGAATGCCATATTGGTGACCGAAGCTCGATTCAAAGCTTGTTTGAAACTATTGAAAGCAAATTTGGCAAGTTAGATATTCTGGTCAATAATGCAGCAGCCAATCCCTATTTCGGACACATTCTGGATACGCCCTATTCAGCAATGGAAAAGACTGTTGAAGTCAATATCGAAGGATACTTTTTAATGAGTCAGCTCGCCGGACAATCCATGCGTAAAAATGGCGGAGGTTGTATTATTAATACAGCATCAGTTAATGGAGTATCTCCCGCTCCTATGCAAGGGATTTACTCGATTTCTAAGGCTGCGATTATTTCCATGACGAAAGCCTTTGCGCGTGAATGTGCTCCTCAAAACATTCGTGTTAATGCTGTATTACCAGGATTAACTGATACGAAATTTGCATCCGCTTTAACTCAGAATGAGACAATGCTTAAACAAATTCTTCCACTAATTCCAATGCACAGGATGGCTCAACCCGAAGAAATTGCTCCAATTTTTCTATTCCTCGCTTCCGATGAAGCGGGATATATCACAGGTACGAATATTCCAGTTGACGGAGGATTGTTGATTTGA
- a CDS encoding SDR family oxidoreductase: MKTALITGANRGIGFELAKQLQQKGYHIIAACRKTSQQLQQLKCQIEENFDVTNAASIKNLADKLSNQKIDLLINNAGLLQGMSLEDLNYDSIRKQFEVNTLGPLRVAENFIPLMANNSKLVIITSRMGSITDGSGGQYGYRISKTAVNMVGSCLAHDLKGKGIAVGLLHPGYVKTEMTGGSGFINADESARGLIARIEELNLKNSGSFWHMDGTELPW, from the coding sequence ATGAAAACAGCTTTAATCACAGGAGCCAACCGCGGAATTGGTTTTGAGTTAGCAAAACAACTACAACAAAAAGGCTATCATATCATAGCCGCTTGTAGAAAAACATCACAGCAGTTACAACAACTCAAATGCCAAATTGAAGAAAACTTTGACGTCACAAATGCAGCGAGTATAAAGAATTTAGCAGATAAATTATCGAATCAAAAGATTGACTTACTCATCAACAATGCCGGCCTCTTACAAGGCATGTCTCTGGAAGATTTGAACTATGACTCTATCAGAAAACAATTTGAAGTGAATACACTCGGGCCTTTAAGAGTGGCAGAAAATTTTATTCCATTGATGGCAAATAACTCAAAACTAGTCATTATAACCAGCCGCATGGGCTCGATTACTGATGGTTCCGGTGGACAATATGGCTACCGAATCAGTAAAACTGCTGTAAATATGGTTGGCAGTTGTTTAGCTCACGATTTAAAAGGAAAAGGGATTGCTGTCGGATTACTCCATCCCGGATATGTCAAAACAGAAATGACCGGTGGAAGCGGGTTTATTAACGCCGATGAATCTGCCAGAGGCTTGATTGCTCGAATCGAAGAGCTAAATCTGAAAAACTCAGGTTCATTCTGGCATATGGATGGAACTGAATTGCCATGGTGA
- a CDS encoding HAD hydrolase-like protein, whose product MYKNIKVIGFDADDTLWVNETFFREAELKFGQLMQGFETINQVDQELFKIEIANLPIYGYGIKGFILSMMEAALELSNYQVTPQTMQSIVDIGKEMLNKPVELLDGVEEVLNQLSKTHRLILATKGDLLDQERKLEKSGLIKYFHHIEVMSDKRSCDYQKLLNHLDIEPQQFLMVGNSLKSDILPLVEIGAHAIHVPFHTTWQHEQVCPSTIKGKNYQTVNGILEILKFIK is encoded by the coding sequence ATGTACAAAAATATAAAAGTCATTGGTTTTGATGCAGATGACACCCTTTGGGTGAATGAAACCTTTTTCCGTGAAGCAGAATTAAAGTTCGGACAATTGATGCAAGGTTTTGAAACCATCAATCAAGTCGATCAGGAATTGTTTAAGATTGAGATAGCTAATTTACCGATTTATGGTTATGGAATTAAAGGCTTTATTTTGTCAATGATGGAGGCAGCTCTGGAGTTATCAAACTATCAAGTCACTCCACAAACCATGCAATCCATTGTGGACATTGGCAAAGAAATGTTAAACAAACCGGTTGAATTATTGGATGGTGTGGAAGAAGTCCTCAATCAACTATCAAAAACACACCGTCTCATTCTGGCAACAAAAGGTGACTTACTGGATCAAGAACGCAAGTTGGAAAAATCCGGGCTGATAAAATACTTTCATCATATCGAAGTCATGAGCGATAAAAGGTCTTGTGATTATCAGAAACTATTAAATCACTTGGACATTGAGCCACAGCAGTTTCTTATGGTTGGAAACTCGTTGAAATCAGATATTCTTCCACTCGTTGAGATTGGAGCTCATGCGATTCATGTTCCTTTTCATACAACCTGGCAACATGAGCAAGTTTGTCCAAGTACGATTAAAGGAAAAAATTATCAGACTGTTAATGGTATTTTAGAGATATTGAAATTTATCAAATAA
- a CDS encoding YhgN family NAAT transporter, which yields MMDILSATILLFLILDPLGNIPIFLSYLEKSNKRYRTLARELIIALVILYLFLFFGQKILAALNLKQESVSISGAIILFIIALRMIFPASKQYGDEEIEGDPLVVPLAIPLVAGPSILATLILLVSQYPDKLMDLSIALFIAWFLSAIILFSATAMQNYLGKRGMIAIERLMGMVLIAIAVQMFLDGIKTFLHSII from the coding sequence ATTATGGATATCCTTTCAGCAACAATACTGCTGTTTCTGATTTTAGATCCGTTGGGAAATATCCCGATATTCCTCAGCTATTTAGAGAAAAGCAATAAACGCTACAGGACACTGGCTCGAGAATTGATAATTGCTCTGGTGATTCTCTATTTGTTTTTGTTTTTTGGACAAAAGATATTAGCAGCATTAAACCTCAAACAGGAGTCGGTCTCGATTTCCGGCGCAATTATTTTGTTTATTATTGCTTTACGGATGATTTTTCCAGCAAGCAAACAGTATGGTGATGAAGAAATCGAAGGTGATCCGCTCGTTGTACCACTCGCCATTCCTTTGGTTGCCGGACCCTCGATATTAGCAACATTGATATTACTGGTGAGTCAATATCCTGATAAACTGATGGATTTATCAATTGCTTTGTTCATTGCCTGGTTTTTATCGGCAATCATTCTTTTCTCTGCAACAGCCATGCAGAATTATCTGGGAAAACGCGGGATGATTGCCATCGAAAGATTGATGGGAATGGTTCTGATTGCGATTGCAGTGCAAATGTTTTTAGATGGAATCAAAACATTCTTACACAGTATTATTTGA
- a CDS encoding outer membrane protein assembly factor BamD, with translation MKKIYSLLIIFVLIASVTGCKKNKKDSTSVEVTKYSAETLYNKAKKYMDLGMWDAAIFQYKHLRNQYPFGRHAEQGTLELAYSYYKNYDTELAISTLDRFIKNYPAHEHIDYAYYLKGLVYFESEKSLMQRVNPDPSMDRNIENGRQAFVALKTFIERYPKSRYAEDAEQRLIYLRNHMAAYELQVAKYYLRRQAYVAAINRCKFVIESFQESNSVADALAVSAEAYKQLGQSELADANVAVLEKNFPNHSYLQGGELDLETKIFSFKDLWIFGK, from the coding sequence ATGAAAAAAATTTATTCTTTATTAATTATTTTTGTTCTAATCGCTTCAGTTACCGGTTGTAAGAAAAATAAAAAAGACTCCACCTCTGTTGAGGTGACAAAATACAGTGCAGAAACCTTGTATAACAAAGCCAAAAAATATATGGACCTGGGTATGTGGGATGCTGCGATTTTTCAATATAAGCACTTAAGAAACCAATATCCTTTTGGTCGCCATGCCGAGCAAGGAACATTGGAGTTGGCTTACTCGTATTATAAAAATTATGATACTGAGCTAGCTATTTCGACATTGGATCGTTTTATTAAAAACTATCCTGCGCACGAACACATTGATTATGCTTATTATTTAAAAGGTTTGGTATATTTTGAAAGTGAAAAGTCACTTATGCAAAGAGTGAATCCTGATCCGAGCATGGATCGTAATATTGAAAATGGTCGGCAGGCATTTGTCGCATTGAAGACCTTTATCGAAAGATACCCCAAAAGCCGATATGCAGAAGATGCAGAGCAACGCTTAATCTATCTAAGAAATCACATGGCAGCCTATGAATTGCAAGTTGCTAAATATTATTTACGTCGTCAGGCTTATGTTGCAGCCATCAACAGGTGTAAGTTTGTGATTGAATCCTTCCAGGAATCTAACTCTGTTGCTGATGCTTTAGCGGTTTCTGCAGAAGCATATAAACAACTGGGTCAATCGGAATTGGCTGATGCAAATGTCGCTGTACTTGAAAAGAATTTTCCTAATCACAGTTATCTTCAAGGTGGAGAACTGGATTTAGAAACGAAGATTTTTTCGTTTAAAGATTTGTGGATTTTTGGCAAATAG